One Parageobacillus sp. KH3-4 genomic region harbors:
- a CDS encoding phosphotransferase family protein, which produces MAAIIPVRKGEELPVEKLTNFLRKEIPDFPEETLQIQQFSAGRSNLTYLLSCGEWEAVLRRPPLGLVAPKAHDMKRESTWLTEIHPIFPLAPKPLLFCDDESIIGSPFFIMERRRGIVLDTEFPAHVTPAEEICQNISITMVDTLVALHHLDYTKTRLANMAKPEGFMERQVHGWTQRYERAKTDDIQEVEALTKWLASHIPEKSEAAIIHYDYKLNNALFAEDDITKMVGLLDWEMATVGDPLADVAVAMSYWIQDDDPPSLKNGFGKTPVTVYRGFYTRDEFIRAYAEKSGRDVSNMHFYLTFAYFKLAVICQQIYYRYRRGQTNDERFRHFGKFVPALVKHAWQLAIR; this is translated from the coding sequence GTGGCGGCGATTATTCCCGTACGCAAAGGAGAAGAGTTGCCAGTCGAGAAGTTAACAAATTTTTTAAGAAAGGAGATTCCGGATTTTCCGGAAGAGACTCTGCAAATTCAGCAATTTTCGGCAGGGCGTTCTAATTTGACGTATCTGCTATCATGCGGCGAATGGGAAGCGGTGTTGCGCCGCCCGCCGCTCGGTTTGGTGGCGCCGAAAGCGCACGATATGAAGCGGGAAAGCACATGGCTCACAGAAATTCATCCAATCTTTCCATTGGCGCCAAAGCCGCTGTTGTTTTGCGATGATGAATCGATTATCGGGAGCCCGTTTTTCATTATGGAGCGGCGCAGAGGAATCGTATTAGATACAGAATTTCCGGCACATGTCACTCCAGCGGAAGAAATATGTCAAAATATTTCGATAACGATGGTGGACACGCTTGTGGCGCTTCACCATCTTGATTATACGAAAACGCGTTTAGCAAACATGGCGAAACCGGAAGGGTTTATGGAGCGGCAAGTTCATGGCTGGACCCAACGGTATGAGCGGGCGAAGACGGACGATATTCAAGAGGTGGAGGCGTTAACGAAATGGCTTGCGAGTCATATTCCGGAAAAAAGCGAAGCGGCAATTATTCACTATGACTATAAATTAAACAATGCGTTGTTTGCCGAAGACGATATTACTAAAATGGTCGGGTTATTAGACTGGGAAATGGCGACAGTCGGAGACCCGCTAGCGGATGTGGCGGTGGCAATGAGTTATTGGATTCAAGATGACGACCCGCCGTCACTAAAAAACGGATTTGGAAAAACACCGGTTACTGTATATCGGGGATTTTATACGCGGGATGAATTTATTCGGGCGTATGCAGAAAAAAGCGGACGCGACGTTTCGAATATGCACTTTTATTTAACGTTTGCTTATTTTAAGCTCGCTGTCATTTGCCAGCAAATTTATTATCGCTATCGCCGTGGGCAAACCAATGATGAGCGCTTCCGCCATTTTGGCAAGTTTGTTCCGGCGCTCGTAAAACATGCATGGCAGTTAGCGATTCGTTGA
- a CDS encoding SDR family oxidoreductase: MHVLDLFKITGKTAIVTGGGRGLGEQIAVGLAEAGANVVVCSRKVEACEQVREKLEKLGVKSLALQCDVTNPDDVQRVVQAAVDEFGRIDILVNNSGATWGAPAEEMPLEAWQKVMNVNVTGTFLMSQAVGKVMIRQQSGKIINIASIAGLGGTNPEVLNTIGYNTSKGAVITFTKDLAVKWGKYGIHVNAVAPGFFPTKMSKVILERVGKKILENTPLKRFGGEDDLKGAVLFLASRASDFVTGSLIVVDGGTHASS, from the coding sequence ATGCATGTGCTCGATTTATTTAAAATTACTGGAAAGACGGCGATTGTCACTGGAGGAGGACGCGGGCTAGGCGAGCAAATCGCTGTCGGTTTGGCGGAAGCGGGAGCCAACGTTGTCGTATGTTCGCGGAAAGTGGAGGCGTGTGAACAAGTAAGAGAGAAATTAGAGAAACTTGGCGTGAAATCTCTTGCGTTGCAATGCGATGTCACTAATCCGGACGATGTGCAGCGCGTCGTTCAAGCGGCGGTAGACGAATTTGGACGAATTGATATTTTAGTCAATAACAGCGGCGCAACATGGGGGGCACCTGCGGAGGAGATGCCACTAGAAGCGTGGCAGAAAGTGATGAATGTCAATGTCACCGGAACATTTTTGATGAGCCAGGCGGTCGGAAAAGTGATGATTCGGCAGCAAAGCGGCAAAATTATCAATATTGCTTCTATCGCCGGGCTCGGCGGAACAAATCCGGAAGTGTTAAATACGATCGGCTACAACACAAGCAAAGGGGCAGTCATTACGTTTACAAAAGATTTAGCGGTAAAATGGGGAAAATACGGCATTCATGTCAATGCGGTTGCTCCGGGATTTTTCCCAACGAAAATGTCAAAGGTTATCCTTGAACGAGTGGGGAAAAAAATTTTGGAAAACACGCCGCTAAAACGTTTTGGGGGAGAAGATGATTTGAAAGGTGCGGTGTTGTTTTTAGCGTCCCGCGCTTCCGACTTTGTGACGGGATCGTTAATCGTTGTCGATGGCGGCACACATGCGAGCTCTTAA
- a CDS encoding long-chain fatty acid--CoA ligase — MNEKKAASLYPKHIAFQFAIPDITMCDILQERAKQYCDNPALTFYDKVMTYGELAYAVEKFASSLQQQGIQKGDRVAIMLPNCPQYVIAYYAILRVGAIVTQVNPMLVERELLHLFTDSGAETVVIYDAVYPRLQAVRKDTPIKRAIVVSFQPTGASFSPDVTFEQFLAQGSGNVQPVPIEPEHDVAVLQYTGGTTGRSKGAMLTHRNILANVMQCAEFFKGTYEMGKERYFTVIPLFHVFAMTSGMNMAIYVGANNILLPRFELQEVLEIIKEKQPTVFPGVPTMYVAITNTPGVEKYSINSIKTCNSGSAPMPVELMREFERKTGAVVLEGYGLSEASPVTHCNPPFAERKPGTVGIGMPMTEYKIVDVAVGTEELKPGEVGELVIRGPQVMKGYWNMPEETAVTLRDGWLYTGDLATVDEEGYVTIVDRKKDMIIASGYNIYPREIEEVLYEHPAVREAVAIGVPDQYRGETVKAIIVLKNGKEATEEEIIAHCRKNLAAYKVPRIVEFRNELPKTNVGKILRRALREEALRSNSK; from the coding sequence ATGAACGAAAAGAAGGCGGCTTCGTTATATCCAAAACATATAGCTTTCCAGTTTGCCATTCCCGATATCACGATGTGCGATATTTTGCAAGAACGCGCCAAACAATATTGCGACAATCCAGCATTAACTTTTTATGATAAAGTGATGACGTATGGCGAGCTTGCCTATGCTGTCGAGAAATTTGCCTCAAGCCTGCAGCAGCAAGGCATCCAAAAGGGCGATCGCGTTGCTATTATGCTGCCGAACTGCCCGCAATATGTTATCGCTTATTATGCAATTTTGCGCGTTGGCGCGATTGTGACGCAAGTGAATCCGATGCTCGTTGAACGTGAGCTGCTTCATCTTTTCACCGATTCGGGAGCGGAAACGGTTGTCATTTATGATGCTGTCTATCCACGGTTGCAGGCGGTGCGCAAAGACACGCCAATCAAGCGGGCGATTGTCGTCAGCTTTCAGCCAACAGGCGCGTCATTTTCTCCAGATGTGACGTTTGAACAGTTTCTTGCGCAAGGAAGCGGAAACGTACAGCCGGTACCGATCGAACCGGAGCACGATGTTGCCGTGCTGCAATATACAGGCGGAACAACCGGCCGTTCAAAAGGCGCGATGTTAACCCATCGAAACATTTTAGCAAACGTCATGCAATGCGCGGAATTTTTCAAAGGAACGTATGAGATGGGAAAGGAACGGTATTTCACTGTCATTCCGCTTTTCCACGTGTTTGCGATGACATCGGGAATGAATATGGCGATTTATGTCGGGGCAAATAATATTTTATTGCCGCGTTTTGAGCTGCAGGAAGTGCTGGAGATCATTAAAGAGAAGCAGCCGACCGTTTTTCCGGGAGTGCCGACGATGTATGTCGCGATCACGAATACGCCGGGAGTGGAAAAGTACAGCATCAACAGCATTAAAACGTGCAATAGCGGAAGCGCTCCAATGCCAGTCGAGCTAATGCGGGAGTTTGAACGGAAAACAGGAGCGGTGGTGCTGGAAGGGTATGGTTTATCCGAGGCGTCGCCAGTGACGCACTGCAATCCGCCATTTGCCGAAAGAAAACCGGGAACGGTAGGAATTGGAATGCCAATGACGGAATATAAAATCGTTGATGTAGCCGTAGGGACAGAAGAGCTGAAGCCAGGCGAGGTCGGAGAGTTGGTTATTCGTGGTCCGCAGGTGATGAAAGGATATTGGAACATGCCGGAAGAAACAGCGGTGACACTTCGTGATGGATGGCTATATACGGGCGATTTGGCAACCGTCGATGAAGAAGGGTATGTCACCATCGTCGACAGGAAAAAAGATATGATTATCGCAAGCGGTTACAATATTTATCCGCGCGAAATTGAGGAAGTGCTTTATGAACACCCGGCGGTGAGAGAAGCGGTAGCTATCGGCGTACCGGATCAATACCGCGGCGAAACGGTAAAAGCGATCATCGTATTAAAAAATGGAAAAGAAGCGACGGAAGAGGAGATTATCGCCCATTGCCGCAAAAATTTAGCCGCTTATAAAGTGCCACGCATTGTGGAATTCCGCAACGAATTGCCGAAAACAAACGTCGGAAAAATTTTGCGCCGTGCCCTTCGCGAAGAAGCGCTCCGCTCAAACTCAAAATAA
- a CDS encoding aminotransferase A gives MEHLIHSRVKNIEISGIRKFFNMVANRPDLISLTIGQPDFPTPEHVKEAGKEAITDNFTTYTHNAGFLELRQAACDFIREKYGLDYRPDEVIATVGASEALDITFRTILEEGTEVILPGPVYPGYEPLIRLCGAKPVYIDTRSNGFRLSAELIAPHLNERTRCIVLPYPSNPTGATLSEQELQEIAALVKGRPIWVVSDEIYSELVYNGRHHSIAKWLREQTVVINGLSKSHSMTGWRVGFVFAPSFVTKHMIKVHQYSVSCTSSVSQKAALAALTIGKNDAETMRSQYKERMEYAYHRLIDMGLKVEKPSGAFYLFPSIAAFGQSSFDFALDVVNKAGVALVPGSAFSEYGEGHVRLSYAYSIDTLKEGLDRLERYIKERQ, from the coding sequence GTGGAACATCTTATTCATTCGCGTGTAAAAAACATTGAAATATCCGGCATTCGCAAATTTTTTAACATGGTTGCCAACCGTCCCGATTTGATTTCATTGACGATTGGGCAGCCGGATTTTCCGACTCCCGAACATGTGAAAGAGGCGGGAAAAGAAGCAATTACCGACAATTTCACAACGTATACACATAATGCTGGTTTTCTTGAATTGCGCCAAGCCGCTTGCGATTTTATTCGCGAGAAATACGGACTGGATTATCGTCCTGACGAAGTCATTGCCACCGTCGGAGCAAGCGAAGCTCTTGACATTACGTTTCGTACCATTTTAGAAGAAGGAACAGAGGTAATTTTGCCCGGCCCCGTCTATCCGGGATACGAACCATTGATCCGGCTTTGCGGGGCAAAACCGGTATATATCGATACGCGGTCTAACGGATTTCGTCTATCCGCCGAGCTAATCGCTCCTCACTTAAACGAGCGGACTCGTTGTATCGTACTCCCATATCCTTCGAATCCTACCGGGGCCACATTATCGGAACAAGAGCTTCAGGAAATTGCTGCGCTCGTGAAAGGCCGGCCAATTTGGGTGGTCTCGGACGAAATTTATAGCGAACTCGTTTACAACGGCCGTCACCATTCGATCGCAAAATGGCTGCGCGAACAAACAGTCGTTATTAACGGATTGAGCAAATCCCATTCCATGACAGGGTGGCGAGTCGGTTTTGTATTCGCTCCGTCTTTCGTTACAAAACATATGATCAAAGTACACCAATACAGCGTTTCATGCACATCTTCTGTCTCGCAAAAAGCTGCGCTCGCCGCCTTAACAATTGGGAAAAATGATGCAGAAACGATGCGCTCGCAATATAAAGAACGGATGGAATATGCTTACCATCGTCTCATCGACATGGGATTGAAAGTGGAAAAACCGAGCGGCGCCTTTTACTTATTTCCATCTATCGCCGCTTTCGGCCAATCCTCTTTCGATTTCGCGCTTGATGTCGTGAATAAAGCCGGCGTAGCGCTCGTTCCCGGCAGCGCCTTTTCCGAATACGGGGAAGGACACGTGCGCCTTTCTTACGCTTATTCAATAGATACGTTAAAAGAAGGGCTGGATCGCCTAGAACGATATATTAAAGAAAGACAGTGA
- a CDS encoding 2-phosphosulfolactate phosphatase, whose translation MTSAHVVFRKEDIDEAALGNGKVAVVFDILLATSTITAALSFGAASVIPVRSAHEAKAQANLLPNGNYELVGEYEGKTIDGFHPPAPLFLQRFCLGKTLILSTTNGTVAICKAVDANHLYVGSLLNGRALAEYICRHHSSETVVAICSGSSGRFCLEDFYGAGYFISCLLQCGVSERGLSDAAMAALLFYEKYHTESAGKTVIASSRVGRWMMAHGLEADINYINRQGVLSVIPVLQKTTSVWEIRDVAKRTFSF comes from the coding sequence ATGACGAGCGCTCACGTTGTGTTTCGCAAAGAAGATATTGATGAAGCAGCTTTAGGGAACGGGAAAGTGGCGGTAGTATTTGATATTTTGCTCGCCACATCGACGATCACCGCTGCGCTTTCGTTCGGAGCCGCTTCTGTCATTCCGGTGAGAAGCGCGCATGAAGCGAAAGCGCAGGCGAACTTGTTGCCAAACGGCAATTATGAACTTGTCGGGGAGTATGAAGGAAAAACGATTGACGGGTTTCATCCCCCGGCTCCTCTTTTTTTGCAAAGATTTTGTCTGGGAAAAACGCTTATTTTATCAACGACAAACGGAACGGTTGCGATTTGCAAGGCAGTGGATGCCAATCATCTTTACGTCGGGAGCTTGCTCAATGGCCGGGCGCTTGCCGAATATATTTGCCGCCATCATTCCTCTGAAACCGTTGTCGCTATTTGTTCCGGTTCGTCAGGGCGATTTTGTTTAGAAGATTTTTATGGGGCCGGTTATTTTATTTCTTGCTTGCTTCAATGCGGCGTCTCCGAGCGCGGTTTATCTGATGCTGCCATGGCGGCGCTGCTTTTTTATGAAAAATATCATACGGAAAGCGCCGGAAAAACAGTGATTGCCTCTTCGCGGGTCGGGCGATGGATGATGGCCCACGGCCTTGAAGCAGACATCAATTACATTAATCGGCAAGGAGTGCTTTCTGTCATTCCGGTTTTGCAAAAGACGACGTCGGTCTGGGAAATTCGAGATGTGGCGAAGCGGACATTTTCTTTTTGA